Below is a genomic region from Ketogulonicigenium vulgare WSH-001.
CAGCATGCGGTTGAACCAATACAGCGCCGCATCAGGATCGCTGCCACGCACCGATTTATGCAGGGCCGAGATCAGATTGTAATGCTCGTCCCCCGATTTATCGTAACGCACGGCACGCTTCATCAGGCGGCGCGACAGATCGTCGGTGGTCAGCGGCTGCTGCACGCGCCAGGCCATGACCTGTTCGATCAGGTTCAACAAGGCGCGGCCGTCGCCGTCCGCCATCTCTAGCAGCGCATCACGGGCGGGGCCGTTCAGCGGCAGCTTGCGCGCCAGTTCTTGTTCGGCGCGCTGCGCCAGGCGCTCAAGATCAGCCAGCGTCAGCCGGTTCAGCACCAACACCTGCGCCCGCGACAGCAGCGCAGCATTCAATTCAAACGAGGGGTTTTCCGTCGTCGCCCCGACCAACACGATTGTGCCATCTTCCATATGCGGCAGGAAACTGTCCTGCTGCGCCTTGTTAAAGCGATGGATCTCATCGACGAAGAGCAGCGTGCCCTGACCGTTTGCGCGGCGCAGGCGGGCGCCCTCGAACACCTTTTTCAGGTCAGGGACACCGGTGAAAATCGCACTGATCTGCACAAAGGCCAGCGATGTCTGATCGGCCAGCAGCCGCGCGATGGTGGTCTTGCCAACGCCGGGCGGCCCCCACAGGATCAGCGAGGACAGCGAATGCGAGGCCAGCATGATGCCCAAGGGTGCATCCGCCCCCAGCACCTGTTCCTGTCCGATCACATCCCCCAGCGCACGCGGGCGCAGCCGGTCGGCCAACGGGCGCGGGCCTGCGGGTTTTTCAGGGCTGTCAGCTGTGTCAAAAAGGTCTGGCATAGGCTGATATATAAGGGGTCGCCCGCCGCATTGCCAGCGCAGCGGGCGGGCACTGGTTTCTAGTGCAGGTTATCCGCGAAATCGATCCAGACCGCCTGATAGTCGATGCCGCCCATATTCATATTGCGGCCTGCCGCGCTCATCTTCAGGCCGCAGCGCGCCGCCCAGCGGTTCCAGTTCGACGGCAGCAGCGCCACCATTTTGCTGATCCCCTCGCTGCGGGCAGCGGTCATCATCTGCTGCACCAATTGCACACGCGCCCGCGCCCGCAGGCCCGCGGGCAGATCGTTCGAGACAAAGCCGCGGCTGACCT
It encodes:
- a CDS encoding replication-associated recombination protein A, which encodes MPDLFDTADSPEKPAGPRPLADRLRPRALGDVIGQEQVLGADAPLGIMLASHSLSSLILWGPPGVGKTTIARLLADQTSLAFVQISAIFTGVPDLKKVFEGARLRRANGQGTLLFVDEIHRFNKAQQDSFLPHMEDGTIVLVGATTENPSFELNAALLSRAQVLVLNRLTLADLERLAQRAEQELARKLPLNGPARDALLEMADGDGRALLNLIEQVMAWRVQQPLTTDDLSRRLMKRAVRYDKSGDEHYNLISALHKSVRGSDPDAALYWFNRMLLGGEDPRFLARRMVRMSVEDIGLADPQAQTICLHAWETYERLGSPEGELALAQALIYLSLAPKSNAGYMAYSAAKDAARKTGSAAPPKHILNAPTRLMKDQGYGAGYAYDHEAEDGFSGQNYFPDGMKRGVYYLPVDRGFERDLKKRVEFFAGLRAKRQTRDGGD